From Patescibacteria group bacterium, a single genomic window includes:
- a CDS encoding PrgI family protein, which translates to MPQFIEVESKVIGPISVRQFIILLFASGIIFIWYSLFSSIIFVVLSLVTAAIAIVFAFAKVNSQPFHAFALSLIQTLQRPKLSVWQHQGKQQIVVKMSQADKKDKGQGKFTPKPNVSAEHIAELSLIVDTHGKYSPEDIERLRKEQSS; encoded by the coding sequence GTGCCACAATTTATCGAAGTTGAATCCAAAGTAATTGGTCCAATTTCAGTACGGCAGTTTATTATTTTGTTATTTGCTAGTGGGATAATATTTATTTGGTATTCGTTATTTAGTTCGATAATATTTGTCGTACTTAGTTTAGTGACAGCGGCTATTGCCATTGTATTTGCTTTTGCCAAAGTGAATAGTCAACCGTTCCATGCTTTTGCTTTAAGTTTAATACAAACACTGCAGCGCCCAAAATTATCGGTCTGGCAACACCAAGGTAAACAACAGATCGTGGTGAAAATGTCTCAGGCAGACAAAAAAGATAAAGGTCAGGGTAAATTCACACCTAAGCCAAATGTTAGTGCGGAACATATTGCTGAGTTGTCGTTAATTGTTGATACACATGGTAAATATTCACCGGAAGACATTGAACGTTTACGTAAAGAGCAATCATCATGA